In one Candidatus Nealsonbacteria bacterium genomic region, the following are encoded:
- a CDS encoding AI-2E family transporter, whose product MDEERVLDISWGTFLKIAIVFLGFYILYSIKDILLWILFGFIISILFNPAINFLQRRRVPRTIATIFVYVTVFAILTAIFYWTIPIFIFEIQQFTQLFPQYFEKLAPPLRGLNIEEFESFETFTQALQDWLIRASSSIFGAVISIFGGIFSTVTIFAIAIFFSIEEKEVKRVMELLAPKRNEAFFLDLWERCQTKTASWFGARALSSLFVGLITYITLRIFGIEYAFVLGLFAGIMDIIPVLGPIFSGLIIIILVALNYPPKAFLILIALVLIQQIEGNVITPVLTKKMVGLPAILVLIALLIGGKLWGFLGAILTIPLTGVIYEFLRDFLKKRKEEQATML is encoded by the coding sequence ATGGATGAAGAAAGAGTTTTAGATATATCTTGGGGAACATTCCTTAAAATTGCTATTGTTTTTCTCGGTTTTTATATTCTTTACTCAATAAAAGATATTTTACTCTGGATTTTATTTGGCTTTATTATCTCAATTTTATTCAACCCGGCAATTAATTTTTTACAAAGAAGAAGAGTCCCTCGTACAATAGCTACAATTTTTGTTTATGTTACTGTTTTTGCAATTTTAACCGCTATTTTCTATTGGACCATTCCGATATTTATTTTTGAAATCCAACAATTCACCCAGCTCTTTCCTCAATATTTTGAGAAATTAGCTCCACCTTTAAGAGGTTTAAATATTGAGGAATTTGAAAGCTTTGAGACCTTTACCCAAGCACTTCAAGATTGGTTGATTAGAGCTTCTTCCAGTATCTTTGGAGCTGTTATTTCTATTTTTGGAGGAATTTTTTCTACCGTAACAATCTTTGCTATAGCCATCTTTTTTTCAATAGAAGAGAAAGAGGTAAAACGGGTAATGGAACTTTTAGCTCCTAAAAGAAACGAAGCTTTCTTTTTAGATTTATGGGAAAGGTGTCAAACTAAAACAGCTTCCTGGTTTGGAGCCAGAGCTTTAAGCAGTCTTTTTGTGGGTTTGATTACTTATATTACTCTCAGAATTTTTGGTATAGAGTATGCTTTTGTTTTAGGTTTGTTTGCTGGTATTATGGATATTATTCCGGTTTTAGGACCTATTTTTTCAGGATTGATAATTATTATTTTAGTCGCCTTAAATTATCCGCCAAAAGCATTTCTTATTTTAATTGCTCTTGTTTTAATTCAGCAGATAGAAGGAAATGTTATAACTCCTGTGTTGACAAAAAAAATGGTAGGGTTGCCGGCAATTTTGGTTTTAATAGCTTTATTGATTGGGGGTAAATTATGGGGATTTTTAGGAGCAATTTTGACTATCCCCTTAACAGGAGTAATTTACGAATTTTTAAGAGACTTTTTAAAGAAAAGGAAAGAGGAGCAGGCAACGATGCTTTAA
- a CDS encoding methionine--tRNA ligase, with amino-acid sequence MAKKKFYITTSIAYTNAPPHIGFALEVIQADVLARYHRFLGEDVFFLTGTDEHGTKIAKAACEAGKKPREFVDDISKKFQNLKTVLNLSNDDFIRTTDEKRHRPAVEKVWRKLKENNDIYKKKYRGLYCVGCESFISKKDLVDGKCPYHQKKPEVIKEENYFFKLSKYSKKIGKIIERDEIKIISKARKNEILSLIKQGIEDISCSRLKERLLWGIPVPDDNTQTIYVWVEALINYISALGYAKEGNKFKKFWPADIHCIGKDIIKFHSLLWPAILISLDLELPKTIFIHGFITVGGQKMSKSLGTFIDPFELVKQYGADAIRYFLLREILPTEDGDFTYEKLEDRYNADLAKGIGNLVSRVLTLAEKSGFKLESLKIKQIQDSEFQTEIDKTWQKHNKALNEFKFNTALISIWELIAFCDQYIEKEKLWEKKGQKEDILYLLYTLENIARMLKPFIPETSEKILCQLGIKSNDKEYVFNVEKKEPLFPKLNSK; translated from the coding sequence ATGGCAAAAAAGAAATTTTATATTACAACCAGTATAGCTTATACTAATGCTCCTCCACATATAGGTTTTGCTTTGGAAGTTATTCAGGCTGATGTTTTAGCACGTTATCACCGGTTTTTAGGTGAGGATGTTTTTTTTCTGACGGGAACTGATGAACATGGTACAAAAATTGCAAAGGCAGCTTGTGAAGCAGGAAAGAAACCAAGAGAATTTGTTGATGATATTTCAAAAAAATTTCAGAACCTAAAAACAGTTTTAAATTTATCCAATGATGATTTTATTCGAACCACTGATGAAAAGCGACATCGACCGGCAGTAGAAAAAGTTTGGCGAAAGTTAAAAGAAAATAACGATATTTATAAAAAGAAATATCGAGGATTGTATTGTGTGGGTTGTGAGTCTTTTATTTCCAAAAAAGATTTGGTAGACGGAAAATGTCCCTATCATCAAAAGAAACCCGAAGTAATTAAAGAAGAAAATTACTTTTTTAAACTTTCAAAATATTCAAAAAAGATTGGAAAGATTATAGAAAGAGATGAGATAAAGATTATTTCCAAAGCAAGAAAAAATGAAATTTTAAGCTTAATTAAACAGGGAATAGAAGATATAAGTTGCTCCAGATTAAAAGAAAGATTACTATGGGGAATACCGGTCCCCGATGATAATACCCAGACAATTTATGTCTGGGTAGAGGCTTTAATTAATTATATTTCGGCTTTAGGATATGCCAAAGAAGGTAATAAATTTAAAAAATTTTGGCCGGCTGATATTCACTGTATAGGAAAAGATATAATCAAATTTCATTCTCTATTATGGCCAGCCATATTAATTTCCCTTGATTTAGAATTACCGAAAACAATATTTATTCATGGTTTTATTACGGTTGGTGGCCAGAAAATGTCAAAAAGTTTAGGAACTTTTATTGATCCCTTTGAACTTGTCAAACAATATGGAGCAGATGCTATTAGGTATTTCCTTTTAAGAGAGATTCTTCCCACCGAAGACGGTGATTTTACTTATGAGAAACTGGAAGATAGGTATAATGCAGATTTGGCAAAAGGAATTGGGAATTTGGTGTCCAGAGTACTTACTTTGGCAGAGAAATCTGGATTTAAATTAGAAAGTCTAAAGATTAAGCAAATTCAAGATAGTGAATTCCAAACAGAAATAGATAAAACCTGGCAAAAACATAATAAAGCTTTGAATGAATTTAAATTTAATACAGCCTTAATTTCCATTTGGGAACTGATTGCTTTTTGTGACCAATACATTGAAAAAGAGAAACTCTGGGAGAAGAAAGGACAAAAAGAAGATATCTTATATTTACTGTATACCCTGGAAAATATTGCCCGGATGCTGAAACCTTTTATACCAGAGACATCAGAAAAAATATTATGTCAACTTGGAATAAAATCTAATGACAAAGAATATGTTTTTAATGTAGAAAAAAAAGAACCCCTTTTTCCAAAATTAAATTCTAAATAA
- a CDS encoding TatD family hydrolase encodes MLIDTHAHLNFKAFEKDRKKVIKRCLKNDVWVINVGTNFETSKKAVEIAKSSEKGIFAAIGLHPINLDTGLVKRKIDKLEGESFEKEFDYESYKRLAGFEKVIAIGEVGLDYYWKPKTTRKKELFKQKQKELLLKELSLAKELNLPVIFHCRMAHQDLIEFLLENPMVRPKKAVAHSFVGGLNELENFLNFGFYIGFTGIIFKKIEGINFEKNIKNTPLDKLLIETDCPYLVPAGLEAERNEPIFVKYIAKAIADIKKVSLDRLAEITTENARKLFNI; translated from the coding sequence ATGTTAATTGATACCCACGCCCATTTGAATTTTAAAGCTTTTGAAAAAGACAGAAAAAAAGTAATCAAACGATGTTTAAAAAATGATGTTTGGGTGATAAATGTCGGAACTAATTTTGAAACTTCAAAAAAAGCAGTAGAAATTGCCAAAAGTTCTGAAAAAGGAATTTTTGCTGCAATTGGTCTTCATCCTATAAACTTAGATACAGGATTGGTAAAGAGAAAGATTGATAAATTAGAGGGAGAAAGCTTTGAAAAAGAGTTTGATTACGAAAGCTACAAACGGTTAGCTGGTTTTGAAAAAGTGATAGCTATTGGTGAAGTTGGCTTAGATTATTATTGGAAACCAAAAACTACCAGAAAAAAAGAATTGTTTAAGCAAAAACAAAAAGAGCTTCTTTTAAAAGAATTGAGTCTGGCAAAAGAATTAAATCTACCTGTAATCTTTCACTGCCGGATGGCTCATCAGGATTTGATTGAATTTTTATTAGAAAATCCAATGGTAAGGCCTAAAAAAGCTGTAGCTCACAGCTTTGTTGGAGGTTTAAATGAGCTTGAAAACTTTTTGAATTTCGGCTTTTATATTGGATTTACTGGGATAATCTTCAAAAAGATAGAGGGAATAAATTTTGAAAAAAATATTAAAAATACTCCTTTAGATAAGCTCTTGATTGAGACAGATTGTCCTTATTTGGTACCGGCTGGGCTGGAAGCTGAACGTAACGAACCAATTTTTGTAAAATATATTGCAAAAGCTATAGCTGATATAAAAAAAGTGAGTCTTGATAGGCTCGCTGAAATTACAACAGAAAACGCAAGAAAACTTTTTAATATATAA
- a CDS encoding leucine--tRNA ligase, giving the protein MKYGPQKIEPKWQKFWEGNGFYQAKDFSKKPKKYILIEFPYPSGQGLHVGHCRSYSAMDAIARKKRMEGFNVLFPIGWDAFGLPTENYAIKTGIHPEIATEKNVNNYKRQSKSLGFSFDWNREINTTDPKYYKWTQWIFLKLFENGLAYQAKIPINWCPSCKIGLANEEVVDGKCERCKAKVTQKELKQWMLKITEYADRLIEDLDKVDYLEKIKVQQIDWIGRSYGVDIDFRVENLDKVIKVFTTRADTIFGVTAIVIAPEHSLVEKLVAKEHLIEVKKYIKESREKSEFERTKLEKEKTGVFTGGFCINPVNNEKIPIWIGDYVVATYGGGAVMVVPAHDKRDYDFAKRYGLEIREVIKGGDISKEAFIEYGTLVNSGPFNGLSSKEAIERITEWLEKNNLGKKRVQYKLRDWVFSRQHYWGEPIPIIHCKKCGVVPVPEKDLPVELPYVERYQPTETGESPLAAVADWVNVKCPKCGSKAKRETDTMPNWAGSNWYYLRYCDPKNEKEIVDRKKAEYWMPVDWYNGGMEHTTLHLLYSRFIYKFLFDIGIVPQPEPYQKRTSHGMVLAEDGRKMSKSFGNVINPDDIVANYGADTLRVYEMFMGPFDQTISWSSKGVKGVHRFLNRVWKLVLECSENKKSGKEAVKEVHKLNRKVEEDLEATKFNTAVAAFMEFINYCYKNKKDVGKDVIQRMLILLAPFAPHISEELWQYLGNKGSVHEQSWPKYDSKLVKEKTITLIIQINGKVRDKVEVKADISEEEAKELTLNREKIKKRIYNKKIKKIIFVPGKLINIVI; this is encoded by the coding sequence ATGAAATATGGACCCCAAAAAATAGAGCCAAAATGGCAGAAGTTTTGGGAGGGAAATGGTTTTTATCAAGCTAAGGACTTCTCAAAAAAACCAAAAAAATATATTCTCATTGAGTTTCCCTATCCTTCAGGTCAAGGGCTTCATGTAGGTCATTGTAGAAGCTATTCTGCAATGGATGCAATAGCCAGAAAAAAAAGAATGGAAGGTTTTAATGTTTTATTCCCAATAGGTTGGGATGCTTTTGGTTTACCAACAGAAAATTATGCTATTAAAACAGGAATTCATCCTGAAATAGCTACTGAGAAAAACGTAAATAACTATAAAAGGCAATCAAAAAGCTTGGGTTTTTCTTTTGATTGGAATAGAGAAATTAATACTACTGACCCAAAATACTATAAATGGACTCAGTGGATTTTTTTAAAGCTTTTTGAAAATGGATTAGCATATCAGGCTAAAATTCCTATTAACTGGTGTCCTTCTTGTAAGATTGGACTAGCGAACGAAGAAGTAGTTGATGGAAAATGTGAAAGATGTAAGGCAAAAGTAACTCAAAAAGAACTCAAACAATGGATGTTAAAAATTACAGAATATGCTGACAGATTAATTGAGGATTTAGACAAGGTTGATTATTTAGAAAAAATAAAAGTTCAACAGATTGATTGGATTGGTAGAAGTTACGGCGTAGATATAGATTTTAGAGTAGAGAATTTAGATAAAGTGATTAAAGTTTTTACTACTAGGGCTGATACTATTTTTGGAGTAACAGCAATTGTTATAGCCCCCGAGCATTCTCTGGTTGAAAAATTGGTTGCCAAAGAGCACTTAATTGAAGTTAAAAAGTATATTAAGGAATCACGAGAGAAATCAGAGTTTGAGAGGACAAAATTAGAAAAAGAAAAAACAGGAGTATTTACAGGAGGTTTTTGTATAAACCCCGTTAATAACGAGAAGATTCCTATTTGGATTGGAGATTATGTGGTAGCAACTTATGGAGGAGGAGCTGTGATGGTTGTTCCTGCTCATGATAAAAGAGATTATGATTTTGCAAAACGTTATGGATTAGAAATTAGAGAAGTTATTAAAGGCGGAGATATTTCAAAAGAAGCCTTTATTGAATACGGAACTTTAGTTAATTCAGGTCCATTTAATGGTTTATCTTCAAAAGAAGCAATTGAGAGAATTACAGAATGGTTAGAAAAAAATAATCTTGGTAAAAAAAGAGTTCAGTATAAACTAAGAGATTGGGTCTTTTCACGCCAGCATTATTGGGGAGAACCAATACCAATTATTCACTGTAAAAAGTGCGGTGTAGTGCCAGTACCTGAGAAAGATTTGCCGGTTGAACTCCCTTATGTTGAAAGATATCAACCAACTGAGACAGGTGAATCACCTTTGGCTGCTGTTGCTGATTGGGTGAATGTAAAATGTCCTAAATGCGGGAGTAAAGCCAAAAGAGAAACAGATACCATGCCAAACTGGGCAGGCTCAAATTGGTATTATTTAAGATATTGCGACCCAAAGAATGAAAAAGAGATAGTTGATAGAAAGAAGGCAGAATACTGGATGCCGGTTGACTGGTACAATGGTGGCATGGAACACACAACCTTGCATTTATTGTATTCTCGCTTTATTTACAAATTTCTTTTTGATATTGGAATAGTTCCCCAGCCAGAGCCCTATCAAAAAAGAACCTCTCATGGGATGGTTTTGGCTGAAGATGGTCGTAAGATGTCAAAGTCTTTTGGTAATGTGATAAACCCTGATGATATTGTAGCAAATTATGGTGCTGATACTCTCAGGGTTTACGAAATGTTTATGGGTCCTTTTGACCAGACTATTAGCTGGAGCAGTAAAGGAGTAAAAGGAGTTCACAGATTTTTAAACAGGGTCTGGAAGCTGGTTTTAGAATGTTCTGAGAATAAAAAGAGTGGCAAAGAAGCTGTAAAAGAAGTTCATAAATTAAATAGAAAAGTAGAAGAGGATTTAGAAGCTACAAAATTTAATACGGCCGTTGCAGCTTTTATGGAATTTATTAACTATTGTTATAAAAACAAAAAAGATGTTGGAAAAGATGTAATACAAAGAATGTTAATTTTATTAGCTCCTTTTGCTCCTCATATTAGTGAAGAACTTTGGCAGTACTTAGGAAACAAAGGTTCAGTTCATGAGCAATCTTGGCCTAAATACGACTCAAAATTAGTCAAAGAAAAAACTATTACTCTTATTATTCAAATAAATGGCAAGGTTCGGGATAAGGTTGAGGTTAAAGCAGACATTTCTGAAGAGGAAGCTAAAGAATTGACATTAAATAGAGAGAAGATTAAAAAAAGAATATATAACAAAAAGATTAAAAAGATTATTTTTGTTCCGGGAAAATTAATTAATATAGTTATATAA
- the glmS gene encoding glutamine--fructose-6-phosphate transaminase (isomerizing), with product MCRVSGYIGKKDALPIIMDGLRRQSYGGYDSSGVLIGKETEISLVKAVGKLENLEKKLENQKLEGDWGIGHIRWATHGAVTEINTHPHSDCTKNIWVVHNGIIENYRELKEELIREGHKFTSETDTEVIAHLIEKFFKENLEEATRRALKLIKGTYGLLIISKQNPQKIVAARLSSPLLIGINEDEYILASDPIAIAPYARKIIQLDDYEIATVTPKDIFIIKEKIPQILELDIEETEKGKYPHFMLKEIIEEPTAVENAIRGRLIPEEGTVKLGGLDNVSEKLKKVNQLALVACGTANYAARVGKYMLEEYAGIPTDVDIGSEFRYRKPIVDKNNAAVFVSQSGETADTLAGLREMKKKGILTIGITNVVGSTQARETTAGVYIRAGPEIAVASTKAFLGQLAILTMLTVHLGRQRNMSLVMGRRIVTELSKLPQLAREILKKAPEVKKLAEKYKDFKNFWFIGRKYNFPVALEGALKLKEISYLHAEGGAGGELKHGPLALIDKNFPTIAICPSDSVYNKMISNVEEVKARRGPVIAITTEGNERIKELVDDIIYIPKTLEMLTPMLSIIPLHLFAYYMAVLLGHDVDKPRNLAKSVTVE from the coding sequence ATGTGTAGAGTTTCAGGTTACATTGGTAAAAAAGATGCCCTCCCAATTATAATGGATGGATTAAGACGTCAAAGTTACGGCGGCTATGATTCGAGTGGTGTTTTAATAGGAAAAGAAACAGAAATATCTTTGGTAAAAGCTGTAGGAAAATTAGAGAATTTAGAAAAAAAGTTAGAGAATCAAAAGTTAGAAGGAGACTGGGGAATAGGACATATAAGGTGGGCAACTCATGGAGCAGTGACAGAAATTAATACCCACCCTCATTCTGACTGCACTAAAAATATCTGGGTAGTTCATAACGGCATCATTGAAAACTACCGGGAATTAAAAGAAGAGTTAATAAGAGAAGGTCATAAATTTACTTCTGAAACTGATACAGAAGTAATAGCTCACTTAATTGAGAAATTTTTCAAAGAGAACTTAGAAGAAGCAACAAGAAGGGCTCTAAAATTGATTAAAGGAACTTATGGTTTATTAATTATTAGTAAACAAAACCCTCAAAAGATTGTTGCTGCCCGTCTTTCTAGCCCTCTTTTAATTGGAATAAACGAAGATGAATATATTTTAGCTTCTGATCCAATCGCTATTGCTCCTTATGCCAGGAAAATCATTCAACTTGATGATTATGAAATAGCGACAGTGACTCCTAAAGACATTTTTATTATAAAAGAAAAAATTCCCCAGATTCTGGAATTAGATATTGAGGAGACAGAAAAGGGTAAATACCCCCATTTTATGCTAAAAGAGATAATAGAAGAACCAACAGCTGTTGAAAATGCAATCAGAGGGAGATTAATACCAGAAGAGGGAACAGTAAAATTAGGAGGTTTGGATAATGTATCTGAAAAGTTGAAAAAAGTAAATCAATTGGCTTTGGTTGCCTGCGGAACTGCAAATTATGCAGCCAGAGTGGGAAAATATATGTTAGAAGAGTATGCTGGTATTCCAACAGATGTAGATATAGGTTCTGAGTTCCGCTACAGGAAGCCAATAGTTGATAAAAATAATGCTGCTGTTTTTGTTTCCCAATCTGGAGAGACAGCTGATACTTTAGCCGGTCTCAGAGAAATGAAAAAGAAAGGTATTTTAACTATAGGAATTACAAACGTTGTAGGTTCTACCCAGGCAAGAGAAACAACAGCAGGTGTTTACATAAGAGCAGGACCTGAGATTGCCGTAGCTTCTACCAAAGCATTTTTGGGACAATTAGCCATATTAACGATGCTTACTGTGCATTTAGGCAGGCAAAGAAATATGTCTTTGGTAATGGGAAGGAGGATTGTTACAGAGCTTTCAAAACTTCCTCAATTAGCCAGAGAGATTTTAAAGAAAGCTCCGGAAGTAAAAAAATTGGCAGAAAAATACAAGGATTTTAAAAACTTTTGGTTTATAGGAAGAAAATATAATTTTCCTGTGGCTTTAGAGGGAGCTCTAAAATTAAAAGAGATTTCTTATTTACATGCTGAGGGAGGTGCAGGAGGAGAATTAAAACATGGTCCTTTAGCTCTGATTGATAAAAACTTTCCCACAATAGCTATTTGTCCTTCAGATTCGGTTTATAATAAAATGATTTCGAATGTGGAAGAAGTAAAAGCAAGACGCGGTCCTGTTATTGCTATTACCACAGAAGGAAATGAAAGAATAAAAGAATTGGTAGATGATATAATTTATATTCCAAAAACTCTAGAGATGTTAACTCCAATGCTTTCAATCATTCCTCTCCATCTTTTTGCCTATTATATGGCAGTTTTACTTGGGCATGATGTGGATAAACCAAGAAACCTGGCAAAATCAGTAACAGTAGAGTAA
- a CDS encoding 2-oxoacid:acceptor oxidoreductase subunit alpha has protein sequence MEKTILIGGKAGQGTAVTSHFIGKVFCALGYYVFNYRDYPSLIRGGHNFNVLRISDKPVYSHKDKYDIILAFDQKTINLHQKNLKREGFILGDKTLKTKRLQKIDIQPILSKLKAPKIIENDILIGWLFKYFGVDKNFLLKEAEKVFKGKKTGLIKKAIEKGYSLAPKKERLKRVGSKKYFISGSQGIGIGALNSGIDIYIAYPMTPATPVLHFLAGKQLKDNILVLQLENEISVINSALGASFAGAKTMVGTSGGGFALMTEAMSLASISELPLVVYLAQRTGPATGVPTYTAQSDLKFAVNAGHGEFPRIVVAPGDSQEAILRTQEAFYLSLKYRTLAIIIGDKHVAESDYSFDTLKVSPLTNQKFILKNPPKNYKSYKITKNGVSPRAVPGQEPVIRATSYGHNEYGNTIEDAKWTIKMNDKRFKKVRYLEKEISKLNPVSIYGKGKNLIIAWGSTKGAILDSLPELKSFRFLQVSYISPFPKKVIENEIKKSKRVVLVENNATGLLGDIIAEKTGFIIKEKILKYDARPFVSDYIINKVKKKK, from the coding sequence ATGGAAAAAACAATTTTAATCGGAGGAAAAGCAGGTCAGGGCACAGCCGTGACTTCACATTTTATAGGAAAAGTATTTTGTGCTCTGGGCTATTATGTTTTTAACTATCGTGATTATCCTTCTCTTATAAGAGGAGGTCATAATTTTAATGTTTTGAGAATTTCTGACAAACCTGTTTATTCTCATAAAGATAAATACGATATAATTTTAGCTTTTGACCAAAAAACAATAAATTTACATCAAAAAAATTTAAAAAGAGAAGGTTTTATTTTAGGAGATAAAACTTTAAAAACAAAGAGGTTGCAAAAAATTGATATTCAGCCTATTTTAAGTAAATTAAAAGCCCCCAAAATTATAGAAAATGATATTTTAATAGGGTGGCTTTTTAAATATTTTGGAGTTGATAAAAACTTCTTATTAAAAGAGGCAGAAAAAGTTTTTAAAGGAAAAAAAACAGGATTAATAAAAAAAGCTATAGAAAAAGGATATAGTTTAGCCCCAAAAAAAGAAAGATTAAAGAGGGTAGGTTCGAAGAAATATTTCATTTCAGGAAGTCAAGGAATAGGAATTGGGGCTTTAAATTCAGGAATTGATATTTATATTGCTTATCCAATGACACCAGCTACTCCTGTTTTGCACTTTTTAGCAGGAAAACAATTAAAAGATAATATTTTAGTCTTACAATTAGAAAATGAGATTTCAGTAATAAATTCAGCTTTAGGAGCTTCTTTTGCCGGAGCTAAAACAATGGTGGGAACTTCTGGAGGAGGCTTTGCCTTAATGACAGAAGCTATGAGTTTAGCAAGTATCTCAGAACTGCCTTTGGTGGTTTATTTAGCTCAAAGAACAGGGCCTGCTACGGGTGTTCCAACTTATACAGCTCAAAGTGATTTAAAATTTGCAGTTAATGCCGGGCACGGAGAATTTCCAAGAATTGTTGTAGCTCCCGGAGATTCACAAGAAGCAATATTAAGAACCCAGGAAGCTTTTTATCTCTCTTTGAAATACCGAACCTTAGCGATAATTATAGGGGATAAACATGTAGCAGAATCAGATTATAGTTTTGATACGTTGAAAGTATCTCCTTTAACCAATCAAAAATTTATTTTAAAGAATCCTCCTAAAAATTACAAAAGCTATAAAATAACAAAAAATGGAGTTTCTCCACGAGCTGTACCCGGTCAAGAGCCCGTGATTCGAGCTACCAGTTATGGACACAACGAATACGGAAATACAATCGAAGATGCAAAATGGACAATTAAAATGAACGATAAAAGATTTAAAAAAGTAAGATATTTAGAAAAAGAAATAAGTAAACTAAATCCTGTCTCTATTTATGGTAAGGGGAAAAACCTAATAATTGCTTGGGGTTCAACCAAAGGAGCCATATTAGATTCATTACCAGAACTTAAAAGTTTTAGATTTTTGCAAGTTTCCTACATCAGTCCCTTTCCCAAAAAAGTTATAGAAAACGAAATTAAAAAATCTAAAAGAGTGGTTTTAGTTGAGAATAATGCTACAGGTTTATTAGGAGATATAATTGCTGAAAAAACAGGATTTATTATTAAAGAGAAAATTTTAAAATACGATGCCAGACCGTTTGTTTCTGACTATATAATTAATAAAGTAAAGAAAAAAAAGTGA
- a CDS encoding 2-oxoacid:ferredoxin oxidoreductase subunit beta, with protein sequence MKSQYFGTKEENTWCPGCPNFGILQAFKNALADLVNEKKIKAKNIVIASGIGCHAKIFDYLNVNGFYGLHGRVLPLCFGMKVSNPELTVIGFGGDGDTYAEGISHFVHNCRYNADITMLVHNNKVFALTTGQATPTSEKGFVGRSTPLGVKDKPLNPIASAIVNGATFVARGSALNTNHLKELIREAIKHKGFSFIDILQPCLTFNNFSPYLQKHIYKLDKNHKVTDFRQAFRKSMEWDYSFKEKDKIPIGIFYKIKKPTFGEQWPQLKKSWYKVKRKINFKKTVEEFK encoded by the coding sequence ATGAAATCTCAATATTTTGGTACAAAAGAAGAAAATACATGGTGTCCTGGTTGTCCAAACTTTGGAATTTTACAGGCTTTTAAAAATGCCTTAGCTGATTTGGTTAATGAAAAGAAGATTAAAGCTAAAAATATTGTCATCGCCAGCGGTATTGGTTGTCACGCCAAGATATTTGATTATTTAAACGTAAATGGTTTTTATGGGCTTCATGGCAGGGTTTTGCCACTTTGTTTTGGAATGAAGGTTTCAAATCCAGAATTAACAGTAATTGGATTTGGCGGAGATGGTGATACTTATGCAGAGGGTATTTCCCATTTTGTTCACAATTGCCGCTATAATGCTGATATAACAATGCTCGTTCATAATAATAAGGTTTTTGCCCTGACAACCGGGCAGGCCACCCCTACATCAGAAAAAGGATTTGTGGGACGTTCTACGCCTTTGGGAGTAAAAGATAAACCATTAAATCCGATAGCTTCAGCTATTGTTAATGGAGCTACTTTTGTAGCCAGGGGTTCTGCTTTGAATACAAATCATCTTAAAGAGCTTATAAGAGAAGCAATAAAGCATAAAGGTTTTTCTTTTATCGATATTTTGCAGCCTTGTTTAACATTTAATAATTTTAGTCCCTATCTCCAAAAACATATTTATAAATTAGACAAAAATCACAAAGTTACAGATTTTAGACAAGCTTTTAGGAAGAGTATGGAGTGGGATTATTCTTTTAAAGAAAAAGATAAGATTCCAATTGGTATTTTCTATAAAATAAAAAAGCCCACTTTCGGAGAACAGTGGCCTCAATTAAAGAAATCCTGGTATAAAGTAAAAAGAAAAATTAATTTTAAGAAAACCGTTGAAGAGTTTAAATAA